A region from the Lolium perenne isolate Kyuss_39 chromosome 4, Kyuss_2.0, whole genome shotgun sequence genome encodes:
- the LOC127295668 gene encoding uncharacterized protein produces the protein MDDDIDSTCSTPFASAPSSPGRSPAIFGGGGYFFSAPASPIHHLLFSSASGATNVGAHGGHLGDAEFEFGGPGEHMISADELFQNGQIRPLTLSPLPDLDPGSDGDGEDDAEAQRPARRREPALRSGSVHRRARSMSPTRSASPRLKLLNALVPAPDLARSTGAELEAPPPVTASSRSSSSSSTSSSSSASSARGSRRWVVLKDMLLHRSKSEPGSAHAHDTPAAAAAAVKPEKSWQFSHSWASREKVIARLRGARVSPPSEPAAAESGGVGAGEESRTTTRGQGRGKGRRRSTTVAAAHERLYAAPNRAQAEEMRRRTFLPYRQGVLGCLGFSSRGYGALRGFSKTLSPVFSR, from the coding sequence ATGGACGACGACATCGACAGCACCTGCTCCACGCCCTTCGCCAGCGCGCCGTCCAGCCCCGGCCGGTCCCCGGCCATCTTCGGCGGCGGTGGCTACTTCTTCAGCGCGCCTGCCAGCCCCATCCACCACCTGCTCTTCTCGTccgcctccggcgccacgaacgtcgGCGCGCACGGCGGCCACCTGGGCGACGCGGAGTTCGAGTTCGGCGGGCCCGGCGAGCACATGATCTCCGCCGACGAGCTGTTCCAGAACGGCCAGATCCGGCCGCTCACCCTGTCCCCGCTCCCGGATCTCGACCCCGGCAGCGACGGCGAcggagaagacgacgccgaagcgcaGCGGCCCGCGCGCCGCCGCGAGCCGGCCCTCCGGAGCGGGTCCGTGCACCGCCGCGCCCGGTCCATGTCGCCGACCCGCAGCGCGTCCCCGCGGCTGAAGCTGCTCAATGCGCTCGTCCCCGCGCCGGATCTTGCCCGCTCGACGGGGGCGGAGCTTGAGGCCCCGCCGCCGGTAACCGCCTCGTCgcgctcgtcctcgtcctcctcgaccTCGTCATCGTCTTCGGCGTCATCCGCCCGCGGGTCCCGGCGGTGGGTGGTTCTGAAGGACATGCTCCTCCACCGCAGCAAGAGCGAGCCCGGAAGCGCCCACGCGCACGACACCCCTGCGGCCGCGGCGGCAGCGGTCAAGCCTGAGAAGTCGTGGCAGTTCTCGCACTCGTGGGCGTCGAGGGAGAAGGTCATCGCGAGGCTCCGTGGGGCGAGGGTATCACCACCGTCGGAGCCGGCCGCGGCGGAGAGCGGTGGCGTCGGTGCGGGCGAGGAGTCCCGGACGACAACGCGGGGCCAGGGGAGGGGGAAGGGGCGGCGGCGGTcgacgacggtggcggcggcgcacGAGAGGCTGTACGCGGCGCCGAACAGGGCGCAGGCGGAGGAGATGCGGCGGCGCACGTTCCTGCCGTACCGGCAGGGCGTGCTGGGCTGCCTGGGCTTCAGCTCCCGTGGCTACGGCGCGCTGCGCGGGTTCTCCAAAACCCTCAGCCCCGTCTTCTCCCGGTGA
- the LOC127347690 gene encoding uncharacterized protein — MVAKKGGTTVDEGKRGLFHLFKWKHKSTKMLFSSSPEGVKLANRTKKYFPSQHLHTINEVEEAINNITNYGCASSVTNEEGCVMKAPGVVARLMGLDSMPCSGAPKSYCTPSHDQFSSFQDTHNLNSNIEYSMNDHTRHGSRMDDGYIHKAPLDSRDQSMPRKMIERFELEALPQSSIKHLSMSHRKMMSPVENPGFNSARNVAQIKDAYPKIVQPNQQMSSQERSILSFPSRMPFKVSELRQRHVTPERMLPQQRQFSRATTELKDKKFCTEQHMDQSSNCEKDIVMPSTDSYLTKNPNFAKGNKRKYVSVVSHAKVSVQKTECFDASRRNLGVYKHNDDESRTMQNFITESERNIFTYPVICQNNHKQHCFVSTDKLAPIKTFSAQQGRKVIGGGSTSRRMEIGRKAAKVHESMDIMGSISGDWEGPMSYNHDFTQKHMFTKRNSSNEKVRYVSEKTTGKPKHIQPHVAMYKHIKWTNGAKDSTNGGSFTFTSNLVAPPSGASRFVGKSDTGNNSSVDAIREKGYSDKNPEGLSLSLLLENKLKELTLKNDMSINLTRGEHFMPPASTLDEEPVPDWDMESGVFDFSPARVKYSQYVDYCQSTQSSTKGQILGCHKLEVEEPEEYISISNAREGRYSVCCWSSECSDGSDGSKADSSSFQFENIPRKSIVTEEEYIGYILSSVNHTKDEPVPLYVNREGLDLDPLLFDTLEEEMNTFTEWKGLMNDRVYRRLLFDCVNESLEARRLTYFREGYAAWSEGIIDLSRGIETEVCDEISGWKGMGDLAVDELIEKDMSSGLGRWVDFRVEAFEVGKELEREILSSLLDEVISDVCVGLARRQQCQLEI, encoded by the exons ATGGTGGCTAAAAAGGGTGGAACAACAGTGGACGAAGGCAAGCGAGGTTTGTTCCATTTGTTCAAATGGAAGCACAAGTCCACCAAGATGTTATTCTCTAGCTCTCCTG AGGGTGTTAAGCTTGCCAATAGGACCAAAAAGTACTTCCCATCTCAACATCTCCATACG ATTAATGAAGTTGAAGAGGCCATCAACAACATCACCAACTACGGTTGTGCATCATCAGTGACCAACGAGGAAGGTTGTGTGATGAAGGCGCCTGGGGTAGTAGCTAGGCTCATGGGCTTGGATTCCATGCCATGTTCAGGTGCCCCAAAGTCTTATTGCACCCCATCCCACGACCAGTTTTCGTCGTTCCAAGATACCCACAACCTCAATAGCAACATAGAGTACTCTATGAATGATCACACCAGACACGGGTCACGAATGGATGATGGTTATATACATAAGGCTCCATTGGACTCAAGAGATCAAAGCATGCCAAGAAAAATGATTGAAAGGTTTGAGTTAGAAGCATTGCCACAAAGTTCTATCAAGCACCTTTCAATGTCCCATCGTAAGATGATGTCTCCAGTTGAGAATCCGGGATTCAATTCAGCAAGAAATGTAGCTCAAATCAAGGATGCATACCCTAAGATTGTCCAACCCAATCAACAAATGAGTTCACAAGAAAGAAGTATTTTATCCTTCCCTTCACGAATGCCATTCAAGGTTTCCGAACTTAGGCAGAGACATGTGACTCCTGAGAGGATGCTACCACAACAACGGCAGTTTTCCAGAGCCACGACCGAGCTGAAAGATAAGAAATTTTGTACAGAGCAACACATGGATCAAAGTTCGAATTGCGAAAAGGACATTGTGATGCCTTCAACTGATTCTTATCTTACTAAAAACCCTAATTTTGCAAAGGGCAACAAGAGGAAGTATGTTTCTGTGGTGTCTCATGCAAAGGTCAGTGTGCAAAAGACGGAATGTTTTGATGCTTCTAGAAGGAATTTGGGGGTATATAAACACAATGATGATGAGTCCAGAACAATGCAAAATTTCATTACCGAGTCTGAACGCAACATTTTTACTTACCCCGTTATTTGTCAAAACAACCATAAACAACATTGTTTCGTGAGTACAGACAAGTTAGCACCAATCAAAACATTCTCGGCCCAACAAGGAAGAAAGGTGATTGGAGGAGGTTCCACTTCTAGGAGGATGGAGATTGGAAGGAAAGCAGCTAAAGTTCATGAAAGCATGGACATTATGGGAAGCATAAGTGGTGATTGGGAAGGACCAATGTCATATAACCATGACTTCACACAAAAACATATGTTTACAAAGAGGAACTCCTCAAATGAAAAAGTCAGATATGTGAGTGAAAAAACAACGGGTAAACCAAAGCATATACAGCCTCATGTTGCTATGTACAAGCACATAAAGTGGACCAACGGTGCTAAAGATAGTACAAACGGTGGGTCATTTACCTTCACATCAAACTTAGTTGCACCACCATCAGGAGCATCCAGATTTGTCGGGAAGTCGGATACAGGAAATAATTCTAGTGTGGATGCCATAAGAGAGAAAGGTTATTCGGATAAAAATCCTGAAGGGTTATCACTAAGCCTTCTACTGGAAAATAAGCTGAAGGAGCTAACACTAAAGAATGATATGTCCATCAATTTAACAAGGGGAGAGCATTTTATGCCTCCTGCTTCTACCTTAGACGAAGAACCGGTGCCAGATTGGGATATGGAAAGTGGAGTGTTCGACTTTAGCCCTGCTAGAGTAAAATATTCTCAATATGTTGACTATTGCCAATCAACCCAATCATCAACCAAAGGACAAATTCTTGGATGCCATAAGTTAGAG GTGGAGGAACCAGAAGAATATATCAGTATAAGCAACGCAAGGGAAGGAAGATATTCCGTGTGCTGTTGGTCTTCTGAGTGCTCAGACGGAAGTGATG GGAGTAAAGCAGACTCATCTTCATTTCAATTTGAGAACATACCAAGGAAATCAATAGTCACAGAGGAGGAGTACATCGGATATATCCTAAGCAGCGTCAACCATACCAAAGATGAACCAGTGCCACTGTACGTCAACCGGGAGGGCTTGGATCTGGACCCTCTTCTCTTCGACACACTGGAGGAGGAAATGAATACATTTACAGAATGGAAGGGGCTTATGAACGACAGAGTGTATAGACGACTGTTGTTCGACTGCGTAAATGAATCTCTGGAGGCGAGACGCCTCACTTACTTCCGGGAAGGATATGCAGCATGGAGCGAAGGGATCATAGATCTGAGCAGAGGCATAGAAACTGAAGTCTGCGATGAAATCAGTGGTTGGAAGGGCATGGGAGACCTGGCAGTGGATGAGCTTATTGAGAAAGACATGAGCAGTGGGCTAGGCAGATGGGTTGATTTCAGGGTGGAGGCGTTCGAGGTCGGCAAGGAGCTGGAGAGGGAGATATTGAGCTCGCTGCTCGACGAGGTGATCAGCGACGTCTGCGTGGGACTGGCAAGGCGTCAGCAGTGCCAACTTGAGATTTGA